In bacterium, a genomic segment contains:
- a CDS encoding serine hydrolase, which translates to MKNKIAVLVSVPLVFFGISFEIISRPVLSVKPENIEIDQAAPKWPETGKNTFFLRQNYVLPFEKILVPVRKEGKNDILINAKSVLAVDDFSGQTLYEKDAEQKVKIASLTKLATASAMLDFIKTENSNLIIKAGNYNFSEIVEISKTALGAEGDSGYLLIGEKIKVGDLLKIMLIASSNGAARAIAEDITKKNNSKEQGIRYFVGLMNNFAEKEGLTGTHFTNPDGVDERDNYSTAKDVVTLSRGLLNDYPEIFSITIIDKINIRSADGKNDHFIKNTNKLLGNLPGIIGGKTGYTDEAGESLLLVVEDSTRQHRIVAVVIGANGRFSEMEKLVKWIWDSYEWK; encoded by the coding sequence ATGAAAAATAAAATCGCTGTTTTAGTGAGCGTGCCATTGGTTTTTTTCGGGATATCGTTCGAAATCATTTCCCGTCCGGTTTTATCCGTAAAACCGGAAAATATTGAAATTGATCAAGCTGCGCCAAAATGGCCGGAAACCGGGAAAAATACATTTTTTTTGCGTCAAAATTATGTTTTGCCGTTTGAGAAAATTTTAGTGCCGGTTAGAAAAGAGGGGAAAAATGATATTTTAATTAATGCCAAATCGGTTTTGGCGGTTGATGATTTTAGCGGCCAGACGCTTTATGAAAAAGACGCGGAGCAAAAAGTTAAGATCGCCAGCCTTACCAAGCTTGCGACGGCCAGCGCTATGCTGGATTTTATTAAAACCGAGAATTCTAATTTGATAATTAAGGCAGGGAATTATAATTTTAGTGAGATCGTGGAGATAAGCAAAACAGCGCTTGGGGCTGAAGGAGACAGCGGTTATTTATTAATTGGCGAAAAAATAAAAGTCGGCGATCTTTTAAAAATAATGCTTATCGCTTCAAGCAATGGCGCCGCCCGCGCGATCGCGGAAGATATTACGAAAAAAAATAATTCAAAAGAGCAAGGAATCCGTTACTTCGTCGGATTAATGAATAATTTCGCGGAAAAAGAGGGATTGACCGGCACTCATTTTACCAATCCTGATGGCGTTGATGAAAGAGATAATTATTCTACGGCGAAAGATGTCGTGACGTTATCAAGAGGCCTTCTCAATGACTATCCGGAAATTTTTAGCATAACCATAATTGATAAGATAAATATAAGATCAGCTGACGGCAAGAACGATCATTTTATAAAAAATACCAATAAACTTTTGGGGAATTTGCCCGGAATAATCGGCGGAAAAACAGGATATACGGATGAGGCGGGAGAGAGCTTGCTTTTGGTAGTCGAAGATTCAACGCGTCAGCATCGAATAGTGGCTGTGGTGATCGGCGCTAATGGCAGATTCTCGGAAATGGAAAAATTGGTAAAATGGATCTGGGATTCTTATGAATGGAAATAA
- the scpB gene encoding SMC-Scp complex subunit ScpB: MENEKIKSIIESILFVSGEPIKIKKIAAIAKLGSGEIKKGIESLKQDLASSHRGIRIIEKDEEVQLATNSENAEYINDFLKNELEQGLTRASLETLAIVAYRGPLSRMEVEQIRGVNCTFTLRYLLLRGLIDRIENPNDSRSWHYKISFDFLKKLNFARIEELPRYEELKKEIEKA; the protein is encoded by the coding sequence ATGGAAAATGAAAAAATAAAATCAATTATTGAAAGCATTTTGTTTGTTTCCGGAGAGCCGATTAAGATAAAAAAAATCGCCGCTATCGCCAAGCTCGGCAGCGGAGAAATAAAAAAAGGAATTGAGAGCTTGAAACAAGATCTTGCTTCAAGCCATCGCGGCATTAGAATTATTGAAAAAGACGAGGAAGTCCAGCTGGCGACTAATTCAGAAAATGCGGAATATATCAATGATTTCTTGAAAAATGAACTGGAGCAAGGATTGACTCGGGCGTCGCTTGAAACTTTGGCGATAGTCGCTTATCGCGGACCTTTGAGCCGAATGGAAGTGGAGCAGATCAGGGGGGTAAACTGCACTTTTACTTTGAGGTATTTATTGCTTAGGGGGTTAATTGACAGGATTGAGAATCCCAATGATTCAAGAAGCTGGCATTATAAGATAAGCTTTGATTTTTTAAAGAAACTGAATTTCGCTCGCATAGAGGAATTGCCCCGATACGAAGAATTAAAAAAAGAAATTGAAAAAGCATAA
- a CDS encoding segregation/condensation protein A has translation MPFTVKLEQFEGPLDLLLELIQKEKLEITLISLAKVTNSYLGHLKGNLDISSDNLSDFLVVAARLILIKSKALLPILELTPEEEDSIADLEARLALYKKFKEVSQLLGLEFDKRQFSFSRKGFEGVKQGFFPPPDIDAAILEKTMSRILAEMPKAEKLVEERVKEVITLEQKIIELKSSLQQRIEMSFKTLTASAKNKTEIIVTFLAILELFKAKIINVEQKEIFGEIMISKKEIAV, from the coding sequence ATGCCATTTACAGTAAAACTTGAACAATTTGAAGGCCCGTTGGATTTGCTTCTGGAATTGATCCAAAAGGAAAAATTGGAAATTACATTGATATCGCTGGCAAAAGTTACCAATAGTTATCTCGGGCATCTTAAAGGGAATTTGGATATTTCGTCCGATAATCTTTCAGATTTTTTGGTTGTGGCCGCGAGATTGATTTTGATCAAATCAAAAGCGTTGTTGCCGATATTGGAATTGACGCCGGAAGAAGAGGATTCTATTGCGGATCTTGAAGCGAGACTGGCTTTATATAAAAAATTCAAGGAAGTCTCACAATTGCTTGGCTTGGAATTTGACAAACGCCAATTTTCTTTTAGCCGCAAGGGTTTCGAAGGAGTGAAACAGGGTTTTTTCCCTCCGCCGGATATTGATGCGGCAATACTCGAAAAAACAATGAGCCGGATTTTGGCGGAAATGCCCAAAGCGGAAAAGCTGGTTGAAGAACGGGTAAAGGAAGTAATTACTCTTGAACAAAAGATAATTGAATTAAAGTCGTCTTTGCAGCAGAGGATCGAAATGAGTTTCAAAACGCTTACCGCAAGCGCGAAAAACAAAACAGAGATTATCGTGACCTTTTTGGCGATTTTGGAGCTTTTTAAGGCGAAAATAATTAATGTTGAACAGAAAGAAATATTTGGAGAGATAATGATCAGCAAGAAAGAAATTGCGGTATAG
- a CDS encoding YbaK/EbsC family protein: MAILKNLEKLLKNAKVKYELIKHKTVYTALDKANTLKIKPKEVAKTVALKLGAGKFAQYVIASIPADKNFDKEKFKKLYNDWLKKTAKTEKKVFKAVKEIDFAAEAIIKKNIIKIKKGGTVPPFGSLFKLPAFIDRSLLKVKKLVINAGGFEESIRIAGSQIEKIENMIKGSFSKTKK, translated from the coding sequence ATGGCTATTTTAAAAAACCTCGAAAAATTATTGAAAAATGCGAAAGTAAAATACGAGCTTATAAAGCATAAGACGGTTTACACGGCTTTGGATAAGGCTAATACGCTAAAGATCAAACCAAAGGAAGTGGCGAAAACCGTGGCGTTGAAATTAGGTGCAGGTAAATTCGCGCAATATGTGATCGCTTCGATTCCGGCGGATAAGAATTTTGACAAGGAAAAATTCAAGAAGTTGTATAATGATTGGCTGAAGAAAACAGCTAAAACGGAAAAGAAAGTTTTTAAAGCGGTTAAAGAAATTGATTTTGCAGCTGAGGCGATAATCAAAAAAAATATAATTAAAATTAAAAAAGGCGGGACAGTTCCGCCTTTCGGAAGCTTGTTTAAATTGCCGGCATTTATCGATAGATCATTATTGAAAGTAAAAAAATTGGTGATTAACGCGGGCGGATTTGAAGAGTCGATTAGAATAGCTGGTAGCCAGATTGAAAAGATTGAGAATATGATCAAAGGTAGTTTTTCAAAGACAAAAAAATGA
- a CDS encoding protease complex subunit PrcB family protein — MFARKISPARIYLLLMIILSISAVLGFILAFEKKGKSNLPVAVNPAVDSKIKSVNSPCSQKAKVSDICSAIGFEFDSIEGKCVVVNGAGCIDKLPFGSLEECRNTCEANAMPGNELKFKTIIKGLNGNPTGQGNYVIKSKSEWMPILQKTNAELPAPIDFDKDMIIAVFQGGKSTGGYGTEINMIAEKGNTIEVSVLENSPGRGCAVTQALTSPFHIVKVQKSDKEAIFNVEKVINDCR; from the coding sequence ATGTTTGCACGAAAAATATCGCCAGCTCGAATATATTTACTTCTGATGATCATTCTAAGCATTAGCGCCGTACTGGGATTTATTTTGGCTTTTGAAAAGAAAGGGAAAAGTAATTTGCCGGTTGCGGTAAACCCCGCAGTTGATTCAAAAATAAAATCAGTTAATTCGCCGTGCAGCCAGAAAGCTAAAGTTAGCGATATTTGTTCGGCAATAGGATTTGAGTTTGATTCGATTGAAGGAAAATGTGTTGTTGTAAATGGCGCCGGATGCATAGATAAACTTCCTTTTGGCAGTTTGGAAGAATGCCGGAATACTTGCGAAGCCAATGCGATGCCGGGAAACGAATTGAAGTTTAAAACAATAATAAAGGGCTTAAACGGCAATCCAACAGGGCAAGGCAATTATGTGATAAAAAGCAAATCCGAATGGATGCCGATTTTGCAAAAAACCAACGCGGAATTACCGGCGCCGATAGATTTTGATAAAGATATGATCATTGCCGTATTCCAGGGCGGAAAATCCACCGGCGGATATGGCACAGAAATCAATATGATCGCGGAAAAAGGAAATACAATTGAAGTTTCAGTGCTTGAAAATTCTCCCGGGCGCGGATGCGCGGTAACCCAAGCGCTTACAAGCCCGTTTCATATTGTTAAGGTTCAAAAATCGGATAAAGAGGCTATATTTAATGTGGAAAAAGTGATAAACGATTGTAGATAA